One part of the Glycine soja cultivar W05 chromosome 11, ASM419377v2, whole genome shotgun sequence genome encodes these proteins:
- the LOC114376318 gene encoding rac-like GTP-binding protein RHO1, with product MSASRFIKCVTVGDGAVGKTCLLISYTSNTFPTDYVPTVFDNFSANVVVNGSIVNLGLWDTAGQEDYNRLRPLSYRGADVFILAFSLISKASYENVSKKWIPELKHYAPGVPIILVGTKLDLRDDKQFCIDHPGAVPITTAQGEELRKLINAPAYIECSSKTQENVKAVFDAAIRVVLQPPKQKKKKGKAQKACSIL from the exons ATGAGCGCTTCTAGGTTCATCAAGTGCGTCACTGTTGGGGATGGTGCTGTGGGCAAAACCTGCTTGCTTATTTCCTACACCAGCAACACTTTCCCCACC GATTATGTGCCGACTGTCTTTGACAATTTCAGTGCAAATGTGGTTGTCAATGGGAGCATTGTGAATCTGGGTTTGTGGGATACTGCTG GACAAGAGGATTACAACAGATTAAGACCTTTGAGTTACCGTGGTGCCGATGTTTTCATATTGGCTTTCTCTCTCATAAGCAAGGCCAGTTATGAAAATGTCTCTAAAAAG TGGATTCCAGAGTTGAAGCATTATGCACCTGGTGTCCCCATTATTCTGGTTGGCACAAAGCTTG ACCTTCGGGATGATAAGCAGTTCTGCATCGACCATCCTGGTGCCGTACCTATTACCACAGCTCAG GGAGAAGAGCTTAGGAAGCTGATTAATGCACCAGCTTACATTGAATGCAGTTCAAAAACACAGGAG AACGTGAAGGCAGTCTTTGATGCAGCCATAAGAGTTGTCCTTCAACCACCTaagcagaagaaaaagaagggtaAAGCACAAAAGGCATGCTCGATATTGTGA